A stretch of Henckelia pumila isolate YLH828 chromosome 4, ASM3356847v2, whole genome shotgun sequence DNA encodes these proteins:
- the LOC140867704 gene encoding uncharacterized protein, with translation MPRRSSGGRSARPVPHPVHAPAPAPARPVPRPAPTQNSSDGSLFGGIARGIQLGIGIAIANAVLGPRTVEQEHKAVVWQADSSGSDACGLHSKALQDCMNSNGTDISKCQLYMDKLAECKRNSGSGTNISNYCQFYMDKLAECKGNSGSVMSS, from the exons ATGCCTCGTCGTAGCTCCGGTG GAAGATCTGCACGTCCAGTTCCCCACCCTGTACATGCACCCGCACCCGCACCTGCACGTCCAGTTCCCCGCCCTGCCCCTACCCAAAACAGTTCTGATGGATCTCTGTTTGGAGGCATAGCCCGAG GAATACAACTTGGAATCGGAATTGCAATCGCGAATGCTGTTTTGGGTCCTCGTACAGTTGAACAAGAACACAAGGCAGTTGTCTGGCAAGCTGATTCAAGTGGTTCTGATGCTTGTGGTCTGCATTCTAAGGCACTCCAAGAT tGTATGAATAGCAATGGCACAGACATCAGCAAGTGTCAATTATACATGGATAAGCTGGCTGAATGCAAGAGAAACTCGGGTTCCGGTACAAACATCAGCAACTACTGTCAATTCTACATGGATAAGCTGGCTGAATGCAAGGGAAACTCCGGTTCTGTGATGAGTTCTTAA